Proteins found in one Armatimonadota bacterium genomic segment:
- a CDS encoding M23 family metallopeptidase, which translates to MSPGVLVAALAGVLVAALAVPPPPAGWAMVLEIAPGSIVQGQAVRVRVRTAASPAVLLVGDRRVPLHRVAGRYQAFVGTSPLTRPGRVRVEVVLSGPGRAAARAHFVVRAGTFGVRRLQVLPGLLDPALAERERRRVAAATSRPLSAPLWRGVFRRPVVGPVTSAYGVRSVYNGLPRGHHLGVDLRAAAGTPVRAAHDGLVTLAEALPLSGHTVILDHGAGIFTTYQHLAAVTVRPGQRVRQGHVLGRVGSTGLSTAPHLHWGMRVHGVRVDPLPWTMAGPLTEP; encoded by the coding sequence TTGTCTCCCGGGGTTCTGGTCGCAGCGCTGGCCGGGGTTCTGGTCGCAGCGCTGGCCGTTCCCCCGCCGCCTGCAGGCTGGGCGATGGTTCTGGAGATCGCCCCCGGCAGCATCGTGCAGGGACAGGCGGTACGCGTGCGGGTGCGTACCGCCGCGTCGCCAGCGGTCTTGCTGGTGGGAGACCGGAGGGTCCCCCTGCATCGCGTAGCCGGCAGGTACCAGGCCTTCGTGGGCACGAGCCCGCTGACCAGGCCGGGCAGGGTCAGGGTGGAGGTCGTGCTGTCCGGTCCGGGCAGGGCTGCCGCCCGGGCGCACTTCGTCGTTCGGGCAGGCACCTTTGGCGTGCGCCGGCTGCAGGTGCTGCCCGGCCTGCTGGACCCCGCGCTGGCGGAGCGAGAGCGGCGGCGGGTCGCGGCGGCCACCAGCCGGCCGCTGTCGGCGCCGCTGTGGCGCGGCGTCTTCCGCAGGCCCGTGGTCGGGCCGGTCACTTCCGCCTACGGAGTGCGCAGCGTCTACAACGGTCTCCCCCGGGGCCACCACCTGGGCGTGGACTTACGGGCGGCCGCGGGGACGCCCGTGCGTGCGGCGCACGACGGCCTGGTCACTCTGGCGGAGGCGCTGCCGCTCAGCGGCCACACCGTCATCCTCGACCACGGTGCCGGGATCTTCACCACCTACCAGCACCTCGCCGCCGTGACCGTGCGCCCCGGTCAGCGGGTGCGGCAGGGACATGTGCTGGGGCGGGTGGGCTCGACAGGGTTGAGTACGGCGCCCCACCTGCACTGGGGGATGCGCGTCCACGGAGTCCGGGTGGATCCGCTCCCCTGGACGATGGCGGGTCCACTGACGGAGCCGTAG
- a CDS encoding dienelactone hydrolase family protein yields MSEAADRPHLDEQLVRVPAGPVTLEGNLAVPPKAQALVLFAHGSGSSRHSPRNRFVARVLTEAGLATLLTDLLTAAEEEVDTVTRHLRFDIPLLAQRLVAITDWLAAQPQIQSMRIGYFGASTGAAAALIAAADRPQAIGAIVSRGGRPDLAGAALGRVRAPTLFIVGGQDLPVLELNREALRQLRAEAQLVVVPGATHLFSEPGALEEVARLSAAWFTRYLAG; encoded by the coding sequence ATGAGTGAGGCGGCGGACCGGCCCCACCTGGATGAGCAGCTGGTCAGGGTTCCCGCGGGGCCGGTGACCCTGGAAGGGAACCTGGCCGTTCCCCCCAAGGCGCAGGCCCTGGTGCTCTTCGCCCACGGCAGCGGGAGCAGCCGGCACAGCCCGCGTAACCGCTTCGTCGCCCGCGTGCTCACCGAGGCCGGGCTGGCCACGCTGCTTACCGACCTCCTTACGGCCGCCGAGGAGGAGGTGGACACCGTGACGCGGCACCTGCGCTTCGACATCCCCCTGCTGGCGCAGCGCCTGGTGGCCATCACCGACTGGCTGGCCGCCCAGCCCCAGATCCAGTCCATGCGGATCGGCTACTTCGGCGCCAGCACCGGAGCGGCCGCCGCCCTGATCGCAGCCGCGGACCGCCCGCAGGCCATTGGGGCCATCGTCTCCCGCGGCGGACGCCCCGACCTGGCCGGTGCCGCTCTGGGCCGCGTGCGTGCTCCCACCCTCTTCATCGTGGGCGGCCAGGACCTTCCGGTGTTGGAGCTGAACCGGGAGGCCTTGCGCCAGCTACGGGCGGAGGCGCAACTGGTGGTGGTGCCCGGAGCCACGCACCTCTTTTCCGAGCCGGGAGCGCTGGAGGAGGTGGCGCGGCTCTCCGCTGCGTGGTTCACCCGGTACCTGGCGGGCTGA
- a CDS encoding site-2 protease family protein, translated as MKEGWLMGGGFRLGRLVGIPIFIHSSWFIALWVLSWSLAVAYYPQEFPGLLSPTYWAMGIISALLLFGSVLVHELGHALIARRHGVRTRNITLFMFGGVAQIAAEPPTAEAELAIAAAGPLTSYGLAGLLWVGGRLAAGTALGAMVSYLAFINLLLATFNLIPGFPLDGGRMLRAWLWRRGGDLERATRTAAQGGQVVAVLFIGLGLVQIFRGAFVGGLWLVLIGWFLQAAAQAGYQQVLLRRALGGVRVGEIMTRDLHTIDPNLTVEEAIAEYFIPLKHGGFPVVYGERLLGVVTLQDVRAVPREARGERRVRDVMTPSASLKTVRPSTSAYQAFTCMGQEQIGRLLVTDEAGSLVGIITRSDLLHVIRVYTEFGDLGEEKPARPR; from the coding sequence GTGAAGGAGGGGTGGCTGATGGGCGGCGGGTTTCGACTGGGGCGGCTGGTGGGAATTCCCATCTTCATCCACTCCTCCTGGTTCATTGCGCTTTGGGTGCTCTCCTGGTCCCTGGCCGTAGCCTACTACCCGCAGGAGTTCCCAGGCCTGCTCTCCCCCACCTACTGGGCCATGGGCATCATCTCCGCGCTTTTACTCTTTGGCTCGGTGCTGGTGCACGAGCTCGGCCACGCCCTCATCGCCCGTCGCCACGGGGTGCGCACCCGCAACATCACCCTCTTCATGTTCGGCGGCGTAGCCCAGATCGCTGCGGAGCCGCCCACCGCTGAGGCGGAGCTGGCCATCGCTGCGGCCGGACCGCTGACCAGCTATGGGCTGGCGGGGTTGCTCTGGGTGGGGGGCCGCCTGGCCGCGGGCACAGCCCTGGGGGCGATGGTGAGCTACCTGGCCTTCATCAACCTGTTGCTGGCCACCTTCAACCTGATCCCGGGGTTTCCCCTGGATGGGGGGCGGATGCTGCGGGCGTGGCTGTGGCGGCGTGGCGGCGACCTGGAGCGAGCCACCCGCACCGCTGCCCAGGGAGGTCAGGTGGTGGCCGTGCTCTTCATCGGGCTGGGCCTGGTGCAGATCTTCCGCGGGGCGTTCGTGGGCGGGCTCTGGCTGGTGTTGATCGGGTGGTTCCTGCAGGCAGCGGCCCAGGCGGGTTACCAGCAGGTCCTGCTGCGGCGCGCCCTGGGCGGTGTGCGGGTGGGGGAGATCATGACCCGGGACCTGCACACCATCGACCCCAACCTCACCGTGGAGGAGGCCATCGCCGAGTACTTCATCCCCCTGAAGCACGGCGGGTTCCCCGTGGTGTACGGGGAGCGGCTCCTTGGCGTGGTCACCCTGCAGGACGTGCGGGCGGTGCCACGGGAGGCGCGGGGGGAGCGGCGGGTGCGCGATGTGATGACGCCTTCCGCCAGCCTGAAGACGGTCCGCCCTTCCACGTCCGCCTACCAGGCATTCACCTGCATGGGGCAGGAGCAGATCGGGCGCCTGCTGGTGACCGACGAGGCCGGGTCGCTGGTAGGCATCATTACGCGCAGCGACCTGCTGCACGTCATCCGGGTCTACACGGAGTTCGGGGACTTAGGCGAGGAGAAGCCGGCCAGACCGCGCTGA
- a CDS encoding DEAD/DEAH box helicase codes for MRHMPHPASDRSTKEAFLISTVVHPRAAEQFGGLTLRPETLRAIERLGWRQPTPIQARVIPLLTAGRDLVGQAQTGSGKTGAYGIPLVERLSPAREAVQALVLVPTRELALQVAEDLRALGSARDLTAVALFGGQPIERQMAALRRRPPIAVATPGRLLDHLQRRTVTLQTVAVAVLDEADRMLDMGFLPDVTRILQQTPGARQTALFSATMPAPIRLLAERFMRQPVWVCIDAPRPTVETVEQYYLEVMEEDKVRALRRLLVRESIPSAVIFRRTKHRAEGLARVLGRERAVGLLHGGMRQEARLQALRAFAQGCTPLLVTTNVASRGLDLPQVSHVINFDMPEDVETYIHRVGRTARMGRHGTAITFVGQHDLEMFDQLRRRLGDALRRHPLNLYA; via the coding sequence ATGCGGCACATGCCGCATCCGGCCAGCGACCGGAGTACGAAGGAGGCGTTTCTCATTTCTACAGTTGTTCACCCCAGGGCCGCAGAGCAGTTCGGCGGCCTCACCCTGCGACCGGAGACCCTGCGTGCCATTGAGCGTCTGGGCTGGCGCCAGCCCACCCCCATTCAGGCCCGGGTCATCCCGCTGCTGACGGCGGGACGAGACCTGGTAGGGCAAGCTCAGACCGGCTCGGGGAAGACCGGCGCCTACGGGATTCCCCTGGTGGAGAGGCTATCCCCGGCGCGCGAGGCGGTGCAGGCGCTGGTGCTGGTACCCACCCGCGAGCTCGCCCTGCAGGTGGCGGAGGACCTGCGCGCGCTGGGCAGCGCCCGTGACCTCACCGCCGTCGCCCTCTTCGGCGGCCAGCCGATCGAGCGTCAGATGGCCGCGCTGCGCCGCCGCCCGCCCATCGCCGTGGCCACGCCCGGCCGCCTGCTCGATCACCTGCAGCGCCGCACCGTGACGCTCCAGACGGTGGCGGTGGCGGTGCTCGACGAGGCCGACCGTATGCTGGACATGGGTTTCCTGCCGGACGTCACCCGAATCCTCCAGCAGACCCCGGGGGCACGCCAGACCGCGCTCTTCTCGGCGACCATGCCGGCTCCGATCCGGCTCCTGGCCGAGAGGTTCATGCGCCAGCCGGTGTGGGTGTGCATCGACGCACCCAGGCCCACGGTAGAGACGGTGGAGCAGTACTACCTGGAGGTCATGGAGGAAGACAAGGTGCGGGCGCTGCGCCGCCTGCTGGTCAGGGAGTCGATCCCCTCCGCCGTGATCTTCCGACGCACCAAGCACCGCGCGGAGGGGCTGGCCAGAGTCCTGGGCCGGGAGCGTGCCGTCGGCCTGCTACACGGCGGGATGCGCCAGGAAGCGCGGCTGCAGGCGCTGCGAGCCTTCGCCCAGGGATGCACGCCGCTTCTGGTCACTACCAACGTGGCCTCGCGCGGCCTGGACCTGCCGCAGGTGTCGCACGTCATCAACTTCGACATGCCGGAGGACGTGGAGACCTACATCCACCGTGTCGGCCGCACGGCCCGGATGGGCCGGCACGGCACGGCCATCACCTTCGTGGGCCAGCACGACCTGGAGATGTTCGACCAGCTGCGGCGCCGCCTGGGGGACGCGCTGCGGCGCCATCCCCTGAACCTCTACGCCTGA
- a CDS encoding PQQ-dependent sugar dehydrogenase — protein sequence MRAWLRRTIRHALGPALFLVLASVFPLIAAAPGVVIRLQPLVAGLSAPVHLTHSGDGSGRLFVVEQAGVIRLIRDGRLLPRPFLDIRRRVVSGGEMGLLSVAFHPQYARTGRLFVNYTADGGSLRTVIAEYRVSAGDPDLADPAERVLLEISQPFRNHNGGLNIFGPDGMLYIGMGDGGSAGDPLNNGQRLDTLLGKLLRIDVDGGTPYRVPPDNPFVDRGGARPEIWAYGLRNPWRFSFDRGSGRLFLADVGQNRWEEIDLIEKGGNYGWRIMEGAHCFDPPEGCSRAGLILPIAEYRTSLGCAVTGGHVYRGSRIPDLMGRYLFADYCGGQLWSLRESGGRWVMETLLATELQISSFGEDQAGELYVVDHRGAVYRIVPR from the coding sequence ATGCGCGCATGGCTCCGCCGGACCATCCGGCACGCGTTGGGGCCGGCCCTCTTCCTGGTGCTGGCTTCAGTCTTCCCCCTGATTGCTGCCGCTCCCGGGGTGGTCATCCGCCTGCAGCCCCTCGTCGCCGGGCTCAGCGCACCGGTGCACCTGACCCACTCCGGGGACGGGTCGGGCCGCCTCTTTGTCGTCGAACAGGCCGGCGTAATCCGCCTCATCCGCGACGGGCGGCTGCTGCCGCGCCCCTTCCTGGACATCCGCCGCCGCGTGGTCTCTGGGGGGGAGATGGGATTACTCAGCGTGGCCTTCCACCCGCAGTACGCCCGCACCGGCCGTCTCTTCGTCAACTACACCGCCGACGGCGGCAGCCTGCGCACGGTGATCGCAGAGTACCGCGTCTCGGCCGGCGACCCCGACCTGGCCGATCCCGCGGAGCGGGTCCTGCTGGAGATCTCGCAGCCCTTTCGCAACCACAACGGGGGGCTGAACATCTTCGGCCCCGACGGGATGCTCTACATCGGCATGGGGGACGGCGGTTCCGCCGGGGATCCTCTGAACAACGGACAGCGGCTGGACACCCTGCTGGGCAAGCTGCTGCGCATCGATGTGGACGGGGGGACACCATACCGTGTGCCCCCGGACAATCCCTTCGTCGACCGCGGTGGCGCCCGCCCCGAGATCTGGGCCTACGGCCTGCGCAACCCCTGGCGCTTCTCCTTTGACCGGGGCAGCGGGCGGCTGTTCCTGGCCGACGTGGGTCAGAACCGCTGGGAGGAGATCGACCTGATTGAGAAGGGCGGGAACTACGGCTGGCGGATCATGGAGGGCGCCCATTGCTTCGACCCGCCCGAAGGCTGCTCCCGGGCCGGGCTGATCCTCCCCATCGCCGAGTACCGTACCTCTCTGGGCTGCGCGGTCACAGGCGGCCACGTCTACCGGGGCAGCCGCATCCCCGACCTCATGGGGCGCTATCTGTTCGCCGACTACTGCGGCGGGCAGCTCTGGTCCCTGCGGGAGAGTGGCGGGCGGTGGGTGATGGAGACGTTGCTGGCCACGGAGCTGCAGATCAGCTCCTTCGGGGAAGATCAGGCAGGCGAACTCTACGTCGTGGACCACCGGGGCGCAGTCTACCGGATCGTGCCCCGCTAG
- the hydA gene encoding dihydropyrimidinase, which produces MRTLFRGGTVVTAERTFAADVLVDGERIAAIAPELSADGAPVVDASGLYLLPGGIDVHTHLDMPLEVGGREITTADDFYSGQVAAAFGGTTAHIDFVIQPKGASLRQALDLWHAKAAGKAVIDYGFHMTIADPTPQVLQEIALLPQWGVTSVKVLLAYKGRLQVDDTTLLLVLRQAGRNGLLTLVHCENGDVIDLLIREAVAAGHLEPRFHPLTRPAQLEGEATGRALALAAVADAPVYVVHLTCAAALEQVRLARARGQRAWAETCIQYLFFTAEDLDRPGFEGAKFVCSPPFRSRDDQEALWGGLGDGTLAVVSTDHAPFSFEGQKTLGRSDFTRIPNGVPAIEDRLLMLYHAGVGGGRISLNRFVELVATNPARLFGLYPRKGTLAVGADADIVLWDPQRQRVLSARTHHMRVDYNLFEGTEVRGAPAGVWLRGQQVVDGEQFLGSPGSGRYLQRARFFG; this is translated from the coding sequence ATGCGCACGCTGTTCAGAGGCGGCACAGTCGTCACCGCTGAGCGGACCTTCGCGGCAGACGTTCTCGTAGACGGTGAGCGCATAGCCGCCATCGCCCCCGAGCTGTCGGCCGACGGCGCCCCGGTGGTGGACGCCTCCGGCCTGTACCTCCTCCCTGGCGGCATCGACGTGCACACCCATCTGGACATGCCCCTGGAGGTGGGCGGACGGGAGATCACCACCGCCGATGACTTCTACAGCGGGCAGGTGGCTGCCGCATTCGGCGGCACCACCGCCCATATCGACTTTGTCATCCAGCCCAAGGGGGCGAGCCTGCGCCAGGCCCTGGACCTCTGGCACGCCAAGGCCGCCGGCAAGGCGGTCATCGACTACGGCTTCCACATGACCATCGCCGACCCCACGCCGCAGGTGCTGCAGGAGATTGCCCTCCTGCCGCAGTGGGGGGTGACCTCGGTCAAGGTCCTGCTGGCCTACAAGGGGCGGCTGCAGGTAGACGACACCACACTCTTGCTGGTGCTGCGCCAGGCAGGGCGGAATGGCCTGCTCACCCTGGTGCACTGCGAAAACGGGGACGTCATCGACCTGTTGATCAGGGAAGCGGTGGCCGCCGGCCACCTGGAGCCCCGCTTCCACCCGCTGACGCGACCGGCGCAACTTGAGGGCGAGGCCACCGGGCGGGCCCTGGCCCTGGCGGCGGTAGCCGACGCGCCCGTCTACGTCGTTCACCTCACCTGCGCAGCCGCCCTGGAGCAGGTGCGGCTGGCCCGCGCCCGCGGCCAGCGCGCCTGGGCGGAGACGTGTATCCAGTATCTCTTCTTCACGGCGGAGGATCTGGACCGGCCGGGCTTCGAGGGGGCCAAGTTCGTCTGCTCGCCTCCCTTCCGCAGCCGCGACGACCAGGAGGCGCTGTGGGGCGGCCTCGGCGACGGAACCCTGGCGGTGGTCTCCACAGACCATGCGCCCTTCAGCTTCGAGGGCCAGAAGACACTGGGTCGCAGCGACTTCACCCGAATTCCCAACGGCGTGCCGGCCATCGAGGACCGCCTGCTGATGCTGTACCATGCCGGAGTGGGCGGCGGGCGGATCTCCCTGAACCGCTTCGTCGAGCTTGTCGCCACCAACCCTGCCCGCCTCTTTGGCCTCTACCCCCGCAAGGGGACCCTGGCCGTGGGTGCGGACGCGGACATCGTCCTGTGGGACCCGCAGCGGCAACGCGTCCTCAGCGCGCGAACCCACCACATGCGGGTGGACTACAACCTCTTTGAGGGGACGGAGGTGCGCGGCGCCCCGGCGGGGGTGTGGCTGCGCGGGCAGCAGGTGGTGGACGGCGAGCAGTTCCTGGGCAGCCCCGGCTCCGGCCGCTACCTCCAGCGGGCGCGTTTCTTCGGGTGA
- a CDS encoding ABC transporter substrate-binding protein produces MRYRRLCVMSVLAALLAATLGGWAQAAPPVRGGTLTVALSADPPALDIHSTTAYLTEIVSWHVFEPLFTYDRNFRIIPMLAEGYTVGQGGREYTITLRSGVRFHNGKEMTAQDVVASLQRWMKLAVVAVPFFRDDVEAVEARGPRTVVVRLRQPSGILIAALAQPIQLAGIYPEAVVTAAGTNRITQLSELIGTGPFRFVRWQPGQVIELERFEGYAARPGGPDGYGGQKVAYVDRLRFVIVPDVQTRINGVLTGQYDYAESITADAYADLRNNPRVRTLILKPYGQPMAVFNKRKGLFTDRRMRQAFLAALDMSKIMAGTFGNPLMFRVDGSLMFRESPWYSRAGLGPYNARNVAEARRLLAEAGYRGQPVRWITSAAFDWAYKPALIASQQLAEAGFTIDLQVLDWATVLSRRANPDLYEVFSTSFIFSPGIDPPIQPVIISPTWPGWWTTEEKDRLIGRLIREPDIQARKQIWEQVQRLYWEDVPGIKFGDFFNLAIARPGVQGLSTRPDLFFWNVWVTP; encoded by the coding sequence ATGAGGTACAGGCGTCTGTGCGTTATGTCGGTCCTGGCCGCCCTCCTGGCCGCCACCCTTGGCGGCTGGGCGCAGGCGGCGCCGCCGGTCCGCGGGGGCACCCTGACCGTGGCCCTCAGCGCCGACCCGCCCGCGCTGGACATCCATTCCACCACGGCCTACCTGACGGAGATCGTCAGCTGGCACGTCTTCGAGCCCCTGTTCACTTACGACCGCAACTTCCGCATCATCCCCATGCTGGCCGAGGGCTACACGGTGGGCCAAGGGGGGCGCGAGTACACCATCACCCTGCGCTCCGGGGTGCGCTTCCACAACGGTAAGGAGATGACGGCACAGGATGTGGTGGCCTCGCTGCAGCGGTGGATGAAGCTGGCCGTGGTGGCGGTGCCCTTCTTCCGCGACGACGTGGAGGCGGTGGAAGCCCGCGGGCCCCGGACGGTGGTGGTGCGTCTGCGGCAGCCTTCGGGCATCCTCATCGCCGCCCTGGCCCAGCCCATCCAGCTGGCCGGGATCTATCCGGAGGCCGTGGTCACCGCTGCGGGCACCAACCGCATCACCCAGCTCTCCGAACTGATCGGCACGGGACCGTTCCGCTTCGTCCGCTGGCAGCCCGGGCAGGTGATCGAGCTGGAGCGGTTCGAGGGGTACGCGGCGCGCCCCGGAGGGCCCGACGGCTACGGCGGGCAGAAGGTGGCCTACGTGGACCGGCTGCGCTTCGTCATCGTCCCCGACGTGCAGACGCGGATCAACGGCGTGCTCACCGGGCAGTACGACTACGCGGAGAGCATCACCGCCGACGCCTACGCCGACCTGCGCAATAACCCCCGGGTGCGCACGCTCATTCTCAAACCCTACGGGCAGCCCATGGCGGTGTTCAACAAGCGCAAGGGGCTCTTCACCGACCGGCGGATGCGTCAGGCCTTCCTGGCCGCGCTGGACATGAGCAAGATCATGGCCGGCACCTTCGGCAACCCCCTGATGTTTCGGGTGGACGGCAGCCTGATGTTCCGCGAGTCGCCATGGTACTCGCGGGCAGGTCTCGGGCCCTACAACGCGCGCAACGTGGCCGAGGCCCGCCGCCTGCTGGCGGAGGCCGGCTACCGTGGCCAGCCCGTGCGCTGGATCACCAGCGCCGCCTTCGACTGGGCCTACAAGCCCGCCCTGATTGCCAGCCAGCAACTGGCGGAGGCCGGGTTCACCATCGACCTGCAGGTGCTGGACTGGGCCACCGTCCTCTCGCGCCGCGCCAACCCCGACCTCTATGAAGTCTTCAGCACTTCCTTCATTTTCAGCCCGGGCATCGACCCGCCCATCCAGCCGGTGATCATCAGCCCCACCTGGCCCGGGTGGTGGACCACCGAAGAGAAGGACCGGCTGATCGGCCGACTGATCCGGGAGCCCGACATCCAGGCGCGAAAGCAGATCTGGGAGCAGGTGCAGCGTCTGTACTGGGAGGATGTGCCGGGGATTAAGTTCGGCGACTTCTTCAACCTGGCCATCGCTCGCCCCGGGGTGCAGGGACTGTCTACCCGCCCCGACCTGTTCTTCTGGAATGTCTGGGTGACGCCTTAG
- a CDS encoding ABC transporter permease, protein MQAYIARRLVTTVPIVALVGTVVFLLVHLTPGDPAVIMLGPDAPAEAVVRLRHDLGLDQPLAAQWLHWFRRIITGDLGRSIFFGLPVTAVIRQHLVPTVLLSLLAILFAVGIGLPAGIVSAVRRGSALDQAVTLVAFLGVSVPEFWLALNLVLLFAVRLALLPVAGYVPPTQGLGTTLRYLLLPAFTMGFVQSALIARMTRAAMLEVVAQDYIRTAHAKGLAFRQVTLRHAFPNALIAVVTVVGIVFSVMMGGNVVAETIFTIPGIGQLLMSSVLRRDYPLIQGIVLLVALAYVLINLLVDVVYALVDPRIRY, encoded by the coding sequence GTGCAGGCCTACATCGCCCGCCGCCTGGTGACCACGGTGCCGATCGTTGCCCTGGTCGGCACCGTGGTCTTCCTGCTGGTGCACCTCACCCCGGGTGATCCGGCAGTGATCATGCTGGGACCGGACGCGCCCGCTGAGGCGGTGGTCCGCCTGCGCCATGACCTGGGGCTGGACCAGCCCCTGGCCGCCCAGTGGCTGCACTGGTTCCGCCGCATCATCACCGGCGACCTGGGGCGGTCCATCTTCTTCGGCCTTCCCGTCACTGCGGTGATCCGGCAGCACCTGGTGCCTACGGTACTGCTCAGCCTGCTGGCCATCCTCTTCGCCGTGGGCATCGGCCTGCCCGCGGGGATCGTCTCCGCCGTGCGCCGGGGATCGGCCCTGGACCAGGCGGTTACCCTGGTGGCCTTCCTGGGGGTCTCCGTCCCCGAGTTCTGGCTGGCGTTGAACCTGGTTCTTCTCTTCGCCGTGCGCTTGGCACTGCTGCCCGTGGCCGGCTACGTCCCCCCTACCCAAGGGCTGGGGACCACTCTGCGGTATCTGCTCCTTCCCGCGTTTACCATGGGCTTTGTCCAGTCGGCCCTCATCGCCCGGATGACACGCGCAGCCATGCTGGAGGTGGTGGCGCAGGACTACATCCGTACGGCGCACGCCAAGGGCCTGGCCTTCCGGCAGGTCACCCTGCGGCACGCCTTTCCTAACGCCCTGATCGCAGTGGTCACGGTGGTGGGCATCGTCTTCTCGGTGATGATGGGCGGCAACGTGGTGGCCGAGACCATCTTCACCATCCCCGGGATCGGCCAGCTGCTCATGAGCTCGGTGCTGCGGCGGGACTACCCGCTGATCCAGGGGATCGTCCTGCTGGTGGCTCTGGCCTACGTGCTGATCAACCTGCTGGTGGACGTGGTCTACGCCCTGGTGGACCCGAGGATCCGCTATTGA
- a CDS encoding ABC transporter permease codes for MSGRAVASTQRPAVAPSPWRLRWRVLRKRPVVLLGGVLILLLAAAGLLAGVLAPADPQAMNIGERLRGPSPLHLFGTDDFGRDVFSRVLYGIRLSLTIGAAVLLLSTSIGLPVGLVAGYVRRLDNPLMRVMDALMAFPAVILAIALMAALGPSAVNVAVALGVVYSPRMARVVRGGVLVVREFEYVTAAQALGLPEGLIMVRHVLPNCLSPAVVQGTFIFAYAVLGEALLSFLGAGVPPHVPSLGTILSGGRVYMGQAPWITIFPGLAIMLLVIGLNLFGDGLRDILDPRLVRAGGA; via the coding sequence TTGAGCGGCCGCGCCGTCGCCTCCACCCAGCGCCCCGCAGTGGCGCCCTCCCCCTGGCGGTTGCGCTGGCGCGTGCTGCGCAAACGCCCGGTGGTGCTCCTGGGCGGGGTCCTCATCCTGCTGCTGGCCGCGGCCGGTCTCCTGGCAGGGGTGCTGGCACCCGCCGACCCGCAGGCCATGAACATCGGCGAGCGCCTGCGCGGGCCGTCGCCGCTCCACCTCTTCGGCACCGACGACTTCGGGCGGGACGTCTTCAGCCGGGTGCTCTACGGCATCCGCCTTTCCCTGACCATAGGGGCGGCGGTGCTGCTGCTCAGTACGTCCATCGGCCTGCCGGTGGGGCTGGTGGCGGGCTACGTGCGCCGGCTAGACAATCCCCTGATGCGGGTTATGGATGCCCTGATGGCCTTTCCCGCCGTGATTCTGGCCATCGCCCTCATGGCCGCCCTGGGGCCCAGCGCCGTCAACGTGGCCGTGGCCCTGGGGGTGGTCTACTCGCCGCGGATGGCCCGGGTGGTGCGGGGCGGCGTGCTGGTGGTGCGCGAGTTCGAGTACGTCACCGCGGCGCAGGCGCTGGGACTCCCGGAGGGGTTGATCATGGTGCGGCACGTCCTGCCCAACTGTCTCTCTCCGGCCGTTGTGCAGGGTACCTTTATCTTTGCTTATGCTGTTCTGGGTGAGGCCCTGCTGAGCTTCCTGGGGGCTGGCGTCCCGCCGCACGTGCCCAGTCTGGGCACCATCCTCAGCGGGGGGCGGGTCTACATGGGCCAGGCACCGTGGATTACCATTTTCCCGGGGCTGGCCATCATGCTGCTGGTGATCGGGCTGAACCTGTTCGGGGACGGGCTGCGGGACATCCTGGACCCGCGGCTGGTGCGCGCCGGCGGCGCGTAG